A window of Corvus hawaiiensis isolate bCorHaw1 chromosome 15, bCorHaw1.pri.cur, whole genome shotgun sequence genomic DNA:
CTTCCTTGGCTGTCTCCACCAGTGTTTTGGATGGAGTTTCTCCTATAACATGGAAGCTATTAACCCCACAGGAGTGCTGGCTAGACCGGCCCTGCCACCGAGGCACTTCCCCACGCAGGGAGGAAGATGAGCCCGGCGTCCCTGACCCCAGCACGTCACGTCAGGGCACGTTGCAAAGGGGAACCACAAGCACGTGACTGTTGCCATGTTCCATCCCCTCCTGTCTGCACTCCACCCTTGCCCAGCCCTGCAATCACTGCTGGCCTGCTCCACTCAGGAAGAGCAGGCTGTGCCAAGGCACAGGGCAAAGGCAAAGGGTGAGGGTTTCACAGTCAGATTAGTTCAAGCCACAGCCTGCCCGTGGGCTGGAGTTCCAGCCAGTGTGACCTCTAACTCCAAGAGACCCGTCCCggtcagccccagcctgccctTGGTGCCCACCTTGCATTCTTGCTAGCACGTATTCAAATCCCTTGGTGCTCTTGGTCACGTTGCTTTTGAACCTGGCCAGACCAAACTCCTGCAAGGGAAAAGTCAGTGAAGGTGCGAGGTCTGTCACACACAGCCCGTGGGGCTTTGTCCCAGCTTGAAAAGTCACAGTGACTTTCACAGTGATGGTTCTGGGTGCCTCAAGAGCTTATGAGGatgcgggggggggggaacaaaAGGAAAGGGTGTAAAAACCAGCACAAGGAAAGGGTAGAgcgagagaagcagcagctttacTGCCCGAGCAGTGCTCACCTGGATGGCCCGCGAGACGCCAAACAGGCTGGAAGATACCCAGGCTTCCCGCTTGACCTCGGTCCAGTTGCTGTTCTCGGGGTTCACCCGGTACTCGCAGCGCTCCTCCACCACCTGCACGAGGCACAGCCCGGCCGTGAGCACTGCTGGGTCCCCTGCACGCCCCACACACccgcccagcagcagcacttacCATGAGGCGAGCGTGGTTGATGTTCCAGGTGAATGTGGTCATGGTTCGGTTCTTGGGGTCCACGATAGAGTCCTCCAGGATGTAGACGGAGTGGGCGACATTGGCTGGGAAGAAGCGCTCTGCCCAACGCGGCATCCGGTTGGTCTTGGTCAGGAGCCGCCGAGAGAGCAGCTTGTGGTCCGGCGTCACCTCCCGGTGCACGATGTCCTCAGTCAGGACATGTTTGCTAAAATGGGCAAGAAAACATCAAGCCCGGCTCCTCGCCAGCTCTGCCCCGGGGCTGGGAATCATCAGGGACTGAGGGATTAAGGGAGGGGCGAACCAGCTGCCCGCTGGGCACTGGTGGTGCGGGACACCCATCCCCCAAGGCTGGAGCCCGCGGGACCCCCgggggaagggctgggctgaGGACGGGGGGGGTGGCACCAATGCCAGGTGGGACCGGGGCGGCGGAAGGGGGCGGGGGGTCGGGGAGGGCCCCGGCGCACCTGTAGGGGTTGGGGTAGCGCTGCCAGAAGGCGGCGAACACCTGGTCCCAGGGCCCCTTGAGGACGCCCAGGCTGGCGCAGTATTTCCCCATGGGGCCGCCGCTCAGGCCCGCGCCTGCTGGGCGGCCGCCATGCGGCccgcgcgccccgccccgccgcgcgcTTCCGCCCCGCACTGCGCACTTCCGGCACGCCCCGCCCGCttccggccccgccccgcccggttccggccccgccccgcccggtgcggccccgccccgcggcggcggcggcggcggcgcgagGATGAGCGGGAGGCGGGTGGACGCCaaggtggtgctgctggggcaggagggggtgGGCAAGAGCAGTCTCGTGGAGCGCTGCGCCCACGGCCGCTTCCGCGCTGGGCCCTACCAGAACGTGAGTGACACACCGGCACCGCGCGGCCCCGCGCTGCTGCGGCGCGTCCCCGCGTTGCGCCCCCCGTGTCTCCCCAGCCTCCACGGGATGAGCCCCTCGCGTGTCACCCCCGCATCCTGCTCGTGGTCCCCCCGTTTCCCCACCGTGTCCCCGGGATGCTGCCACCCACGTCCATGGGACGGCGTCCCCTCGTGTCCCCCCG
This region includes:
- the PRELID1 gene encoding PRELI domain-containing protein 1, mitochondrial, which codes for MGKYCASLGVLKGPWDQVFAAFWQRYPNPYSKHVLTEDIVHREVTPDHKLLSRRLLTKTNRMPRWAERFFPANVAHSVYILEDSIVDPKNRTMTTFTWNINHARLMVVEERCEYRVNPENSNWTEVKREAWVSSSLFGVSRAIQEFGLARFKSNVTKSTKGFEYVLARMQGETPSKTLVETAKEATEKAKETALAATEKAKDLASKAATKKKQYV